From the genome of Vicia villosa cultivar HV-30 ecotype Madison, WI linkage group LG2, Vvil1.0, whole genome shotgun sequence, one region includes:
- the LOC131651941 gene encoding 3-hydroxy-3-methylglutaryl-coenzyme A reductase 1-like, with amino-acid sequence MDVQQQAPSHKSSKTKVMDSESQPSLYLANTVFFGIFFSFAYFLLHRWREKIRTSTPLHVLTISEMIAVVSLIASFFYLMAFFSIAFILHPFAASTAVQYDEEDETEIAKTTGSCLAGVAPKLPPLPPKSAVKKVVPAPVTLQLSSDDEEIVQAVVSGSIPSYSLESKLGDCRRAAAIRNKAVERVSGRSLEGLPMENFDYDSILGQCCEMPIGFIQIPVGVAGPLLLDGIEFTVPMATTEGCLVASTNRGCKAIYVSGGASAVVLHDGMTRAPVVRFNSAKRASQLKFFLEDPQKFDSLAHTFNKSSRFARLQNIKATIAGKNLYIRFTCSTGDAMGMNMVSKGVQNVLDFLQSDFPDMDVIGISGNFCSDKKAAAVNWIEGRGKSVVCEAVIKEEVVKKVLKTSVESLVELNMLKNLTGSAMAGALGGFNAHASNIVSAIYLATGQDPAQNVESSHCMTMMEAVNDGKDLHVSVTMPSIEVGTVGGGTQLASQSACLNLLGVKGASKDSPGANSRQLATIVAASVLAGELSLMSAIAAGQLVKSHMKYNRSNKDVTKMAS; translated from the exons ATGGATGTTCAGCAGCAAGCTCCCTCCCACaaatcttcaaaaaccaaagtgATGGATTCAGAATCACAACCTTCACTCTACTTAGCAAACACAGTTTTCTTCGGCATTTTCTTCTCTTTCGCGTACTTTCTTCTTCACAGATGGCGTGAGAAGATTCGAACCTCTACTCCTCTACATGTACTCACAATCTCCGAGATGATAGCTGTAGTTTCCCTCATCGCTTCATTTTTCTATCTTATGGCTTTCTTCAGTATTGCCTTCATTCTTCATCCCTTCGCCGCTTCCACTGCTGTTCAgtatgatgaagaagatgaaacaGAGATTGCTAAGACCACCGGTTCATGTCTTGCGGGTGTTGCACCGAAATTACCTCCACTACCACCAAAATCCGCCGTCAAAAAAGTTGTTCCAGCACCGGTTACGTTGCAGCTTTCGTCCGATGACGAGGAGATTGTCCAGGCTGTGGTTTCAGGATCAATTCCGTCTTACTCACTTGAATCCAAACTGGGAGATTGCCGGCGTGCGGCGGCGATTCGTAACAAGGCGGTGGAGAGAGTTTCTGGAAGGTCACTTGAGGGTCTACCGATGGAAAATTTTGATTATGATTCTATATTAGGACAGTGTTGCGAGATGCCGATTGGATTTATTCAGATTCCAGTAGGAGTTGCCGGTCCTTTGTTGCTCGACGGGATAGAGTTCACGGTTCCAATGGCAACCACCGAAGGTTGTTTGGTTGCAAGTACTAACAGAGGCTGTAAAGCCATTTATGTTTCGGGTGGTGCTTCCGCGGTTGTCCTCCATGATGGCATGACTAGAGCCCCCGTCGTTAGATTCAACTCCGCCAAAAGAGCTTCTCAGTTAAAGTTCTTTTTAGAAGATCCTCAAAAATTTGATTCTCTTGCTCACACTTTCAACAA GTCTAGTAGATTTGCCAGATTACAGAATATAAAAGCTACTATAGCTGGAAAGAATTTATACATTAGGTTTACATGTTCAACCGGTGATGCGATGGGGATGAACATGGTATCAAAAGGTGTACAAAACGTCCTTGATTTTCTTCAAAGCGATTTTCCAGATATGGATGTTATTGGTATATCTG GCAATTTTTGTTCGGACAAGAAAGCAGCTGCAGTGAATTGGATTGAAGGGAGAGGAAAATCTGTGGTGTGTGAGGCTGTAATTAAGGAAGAGGTGGTGAAGAAAGTGTTGAAGACTAGTGTTGAATCTTTGGTTGAGCTTAACATGCTAAAGAATCTTACTGGTTCAGCCATGGCAGGTGCTCTTGGTGGCTTCAATGCACATGCTAGTAATATTGTTTCAGCTATTTACTTGGCTACAGGTCAAGATCCAGCTCAGAATGTTGAGAGTTCTCATTGTATGACCATGATGGAAGCTGTGAATGATGGGAAAGACCTTCATGTCTCTGTCACTATGCCTTCCATTGAG GTGGGAACAGTTGGAGGAGGCACACAGCTTGCATCACAATCAGCTTGTTTGAACTTACTTGGTGTGAAGGGTGCTAGTAAAGATTCACCTGGAGCTAATTCAAGGCAACTGGCAACAATAGTAGCTGCTTCAGTCCTTGCCGGAGAGCTTTCACTCATGTCCGCAATTGCAGCTGGTCAGCTGGTAAAGAGCCACATGAAATACAACAGATCTAATAAAGATGTCACCAAAATGGCTTCATGA